GTCGATGCCGCGGATGCGGGCATGGGCATGCGGCGAGCGCAGGAAATAGGCGTGCGCCTGCCCCGGCCGGTTCATGTCGTCCGTATAGCGGCCCTTGCCGGTGATGAAGCGGTGGTCTTCCTTGCGGCGGACGGGCGCGCCGAGGGGCGTGACGTTGCTGGCGTTCATGGGTTCCTCCCCGAATGGGTGTCCCAAAGGGAATGCACGGGCTCCGGCGCCGTTTGTTGAGGCTGTCCGGATGAGCGGATGCTGCCGCCACGGGCGGGCAGAAGAATGCTGTGCAATGGATCAGGAGGCGGGCACGGACACCCGCCGGTCCTCACTCGGCGGCGAGGGCGGGCTGCTTCATGGCGGCGGCACCGGCGGCCACGGCCTTGACGATATTGTGATAGCCCGTGCAGCGGCAGAGATTGCCGTCGAGGTTCTCGCGGATGGTCGCCTCGTCGAGCTCCGAGCCGAGGCGCGCCACCATGTCCACGGCGGTCATGATCATGCCCGGCGTGCAGAAGCCGCACTGCAGGCCGTGGTTCTCGCGGAAGGCTTCCTGCATGGGGTGCAGCTTGCCGTCGGCCGCGAGGCCCTCGATGGTCAGAACGCTGGCGCCATCGGCCTGGACGGCCAGCATGGTGCAGGATTTGACCGCCGCGCCGTCGAGATGAACGACGCAGGCGCCGCACTGGCTGGTGTCGCAGCCCACGTGGGTGCCGGTGAGATGCAGCGTCTCGCGGAGGAACTGCACCAGCAGCGTGCGCGGCTCCACCTCCGCCGTCACCGCCTTGCCGTTCACCGTCAAAGAGATCTTGGCCATACGTTCCTCCCGGACCCTCGTTGTGCCGACCCGGTGAACTGCCCCGCACGACCGGACGGCTGGGGTGCTTTGTAATGGCTCCAGTGTGGGGCCGCGCGGCGGCGGCGGTCAAGCGTGGCGTTGAACGCGCAACGCCGCACCTGACCGCCTGCGCATCACTTCGTCGCGTGCCGGGGCTCTGGCAGCGGGCCGTCTCCGGCGGCCTGAGCGCGGGCCTGCGCCTCCGCGCGCTCCAGCCGCCCCACATTGTGGCTGGCGATGAAGCTGACCAGCACCAGCTGGATGAAGTGGAAGAGCATCACCGGCGCGATGATGAGGCTGAGTTCTGCCTGCGCGCCGAAGATCACGCTGGCCATGGGCAGGCCCGTCGCCAGCGACTTCTTGGAACCGCAGAACAGGACCGCGATGCGGTCACCGTAGTTGAAGCCGATGATCCGGCAGATCACGCTGAGGAGGCCATAAACGACAAAGAACAGCGCCACCACGCCCACCACCATCTCGATGATGAGGCTGGTGTCGTGCCGGCTCCACACCCCTCCGGCGACGCTGTCGCAGAACGAGTTGTAGACGATCATCAGGATGACGGCGCGATCGGCGATGCGTGCGGCCCGCTTGTGCCGAGCGATGAAACTGGCCGCCACGGGGCGCAGCATCTGACCGATGCCGACGGGCAGCATCACCAGAAGCACCAGCTTGATGATGACGCCTTCCAGATCGAGTTGCCCGCCCGTCGCGTGCATGTACCAGGCCATCAGCAGCGGCGTGATGAACACGCCGATGAGGCTGGAGATGCTGGCATTGAAGATGGCCACCGGCACGTTGCCCCGCGCCAGCGAGGTCATCGCCACCGAGGACGAGACGGTGGAGGGCAGCGCGGCGAGGAAGAAGAAGCCGGTCACCATCTCGGGGGGCATCACGCGCAGCAGCAGCGGATGGGCGGCGAGCACCACCACCGGGAAGAGCACGAAGGTGGCGCATTGCACCACCAGATGCACCCGCCAGCGCCCGACGCTCTTCCAGAGCTGATCGGGCGCCAGCGACAGGCCGTACAGGATGAAGATGAAGGCGACGCCATAGCTCGCGGCCTTGTCGGCATGGAGCGGTCCATCCGTCACGCCCGGAACGGGCCAGACGAGAGCGGCAAGGACGGTCAGGGCGAGCGCGATGACGAAGGGGTCGAGCTTGAAGCGAGACATCGGAAACGCACGAGAACAGAGGGGCCGTCGCCCCCTACGGCGTCTCCTGCTGCGCGACCGCTTCGGCGAAGTTCTTGAAGAACTCGTCTGCGATTTTTTTCGCTGTCCCTGCCACCAGACGCTGACCAAGCTGGGCAAGCTTGCCGCCGATCTGCGCCTCGGCCTTGTAGGCCAAGGTGGTGCCACTTTCACCCGGGGTCAATTGCACGAATGCACCACCCTTCGCGAAACCGGCGATCCCGCCGTCGCCTTCGCCAGCAATCCGATAGCTTTCCGGCGCGTTGAAGTCACTCAGGGTCACCGTGCCGCGGAACTTGGCCTTGACCGGGCCGATCTTGGTCACCACCACCGCCTTCAGCTCGGTGTCGGAGACCTTTTCCAGCTCCTCGCAGCCCGGAATGCAGCGCTTCAGCATCTCGGCATCGTTCAGCGCGGCCCAGGCCACCTGCTGCGACACGGGCAGTTCGTAGCTGCCTTCCATTTCCAGCGCCATGGCGCCCTCCCTCACACGCAACCCACAGGCCAAGGATGTTGCGCCAGCGCAGCTTTAAGGAAAAGCTGGATGCCCGAGAAAATTGCGAAAGGGGACTGTCCACACGCCCAAAGGCGGATTTGTCACTCCACCCGAGCCACGCTATGAGTCGCATCGGTCCGTTGTGCCCATACATGAGGCACGTCTAAACAATAGGCGGACCAGAACGAGGGGCACCAGACGTATGGACGTCTTTCTGCAACAACTCATCAACGGGCTGACGCTCGGCTCCATCTATGGGCTGATCGCGATCGGCTACACGATGGTGTTCGGCATCATCGGCATGGTGAACTTCGCCCATGGCGACGTTTTCATGGTCAGTTCGTTCATCGGGCTCATCGCCTTCCTGCTGCTCACCACGGTGCTCGGCATCTCGTCCATCTTCCTCGTGCTCGCCATCGTCCTCGTGGTGGCGATGCTGTTCACGGGACTGCTGTCCTGGACCATCGAGCGGGTCGCCTACCGCCCGCTGCGCGGCTCCTTCCGCCTCGCACCCATGATCTCCGCCATCGGCATGTCCATCCTGCTCGCCAACTTCGTGCAGGTGGCCCAGGGCCCGCGCAACAAGCCGCTGCCTCCGATCATTCCCGACGTGATCGTGCTGATGGACAATAACGGCTACCAGGTGACGCTGGCCTACAAGCAGATCGTCATCATGGCCGTGACCGTCGCCCTGCTGGCCGGCTTCTGGTACCTCGTGCAGAAGACGCCCCTCGGCCGTGCCCAGCGCGCCTGCGAACAGGACCGCAAGATGGCGGCGCTGCTCGGCGTGGACGTCGACCGCACCATCTCCCTGACCTTCGTCATCGGCGCCATGCTCGCCGCCGTCGCCGGTACCATGTACCTGATGTATTATGGCGTGGTGAATTTCAACGACGGCTTCGTGCCCGGCGTGAAGGCCTTCACCGCCGCCGTCCTCGGCGGCATCGGCTCGCTGCCGGGCGCGGTGCTGGGCGGCCTGCTGATCGGCCTCATCGAGACCTTCTGGTCGGCCTATTTCTCCATCGAATACAAGGATGTGGCGGCGTTCTCCATCCTTGCCATCACGCTCATCTTCATGCCTCAGGGGCTCCTCGGCCGTCCGGAAGTGGAGAAGGTCTGATGGCCGCCGCTCCGACCAAGGGCGGGGCCGCCTCTGCGCCCCCCGCCCCGTTTGCCGCCGCGCTGAAGGACGCGGTGGTGAGCGGTGTCCTCACCTTCCTCCTGCTCCTGCCGCTCGTCGGCTTCCGCGCCACCGAAAGCGGCAGCGGGCCGCTGACGCTGACCTACCGCTTCGGCCTCGTCACCATCTTCGCCCTGCTGGTGGCGGGCCTGCGGCTGGTGCTCAACCTCACGCTCTGGCGCGAGGGCCGCGTGAAGGCCACGAAGTCCGGCCCGTCGGCGCTGGCCGTCGTCGGCAACCAGATGGCACCCTTCGCGAAGAGTGCCTTCTTCGCCATCGCCATCCTCTATCCGCTGCTGGCGGTGCTGCTCTCGGGCGGCCTCACCCCCAGCCGCTACTGGATCGACCTCGGCATCTATATCGGCTCCTACGTGATGCTGGGCTGGGGCCTCAACATCGTGGTCGGCCTCGCCGGCCTGCTCGATCTCGGCTACGTGGCCTTCTATGCGGTGGGCGCCTATGCCTTCGCGCTCCTGTCCACGTCCGTACCGATCAATGACTGGATGGCCGGCCACCTCGGCGAGAACTTCTGGGCGCTGTGGTCTTTCTGGGTCTGCCTGCCGGTGTGCGGCCTGCTGGCGGCGCTCTGGGGCGTCATCCTCGGCTTCCCGGTGCTGCGCCTCAGGGGCGACTACCTCGCCATCGTGACGCTGGCCTTCGGAGAGATCATCCGCCTCGTCCTCATCAACTGGACGGATTTCACCAACGGCGCGGCCGGCATCGCCTCCATCCCGCCCATCTCCTTCTTCGGCATTCCCTTTTCGTCCGGAGACGACGGGTTCGCAGCGCTGTTCGGGCTCACCTTCGACCCGATGCACCGCATCATCTTCCTCTATTTCGTCATCGTGGCGCTCTCGGCCCTCACGGCCCTCGCCACGCTGCGGCTGCGGCGGATGCCGGTCGGCCGGGCATGGGAGGCGCTGCGCGAGGACGAGATCGCCTGCCGCTCGCTCGGCATCAACACCACGCTCACCAAGCTCACGGCCTTCGCCACCGGCGCCATGTTCGGCGGCTTTGCGGGCGCCTTCTTCGCGGTGCGCGTGCGGTTCGTTTCGCCCGAGAGCTTCACCTTCATGGAATCGGCGATGATCCTCGCCATCGTCGTGCTCGGCGGCATGGGCTCGCAGATGGGCGTGGCGGCGGCGGCCGTCTTCATGATCGGCGGCATGGAGATGCTGCGGAACCTCACCTTCCTGAAGAGCGACTGGCTGCTCGGCCCCGACTTCGATCCCACCCTCTACCGCATGCTCATCTTCGGCTTCGCCATGGTGGCGGTGATGGTCTGGCGTCCGCGCGGCATCGTGTCGGGCCGCCTCGCCACCATCTTCCTGAAGGAGCGCAAGACGGTGTCCGGCGATCTGGTGAAGGAGGGCCACGGATGAGACGCTGGGAAACCGATCCCATCCTGACCGTGGACCACCTCACCATGCGGTTCGGTGGTCTGGTGGCGGTGAACAACGTGTCCTTCACCGTGGGACGCGGCGACGTGACCGCCCTCATCGGGCCGAACGGCGCGGGCAAGACCACCGCCTTCAACTGCATCACCGGCTTCTACAAGCCGACGCTGGGGCGGCTCGCCCTCGCCCACGAGGCGCCGCCGAGCCCGGCGGAGCTCCAGGCGCTGACCGCCAACGGCCAGGCCGGGGCGAAGACCGAGAACGGTGCGCTCTATCTCCTGGAGCGCCTGCCGGACCACAAGGTCTCGGCTCAGGCGCGGGTCGCCCGCACCTTCCAGAACATCCGCCTGTTCTCAGGCATGACGGTGCTGGAAAACCTCATGGTGGCGCAGCACCAGAAGCTGATCCGCTCCGGCATGATGGCGCCCTCCGCCCTCTTCAACCTGCCCTCCTGGCGCCGCCAGGAGAAGGAAGGCGTGGAGCGGGCGCTGCACTGGCTCGAAAAGGTGGACCTGATGGCCCGCGCCGACGATCCGGCCGGCGACCTGCCCTATGGCGACCAGCGGCGGCTGGAGATCGCCCGTGCCATGTGCACCGAGCCCGTCCTGCTCTGCCTCGACGAGCCCGCCGCCGGCCTCAATCCGAAGGAATCAGCCGCGCTCAACACGCTGCTCCTGTCCATCCGCGCCGATTACGGCACCTCGGTGCTGCTGATCGAGCATGACATGTCGGTGGTGATGGAAATCTCGGACCATGTGATCGTGCTGGAATACGGCAGCAAGATCTCCGACGGCACACCGGCGGAGGTACGCTCCGATCCCGCCGTCATCGCCGCTTATCTCGGCGTGGACGAGGATGCGGTCGAGGCCGTGGAAGCGGAGGTGGGCCTATGACGGCGCTGCTCTCCGTGAAGGGGGTCAAGACCTATTACGGGAACATCGTCGCGCTGAAGGGCGTGGACGTGGAAGTGAACGAGGGCGAGATCGTCACCCTCATCGGCGCCAACGGCGCCGGCAAGTCCACGCTGATGATGACCGTCTGCGGCTCCCCCCGCGCCCGCGAAGGGTCCGTGATCTTCGACGGGCGGGACATCACCCGCATGCCAACCCACGAGATCATGCGCCTCAAGATCGCCCAGTCTCCCGAGGGGCGGCGCATCTTCGGCCGCATGACGGTCTATGAGAACCTCCAGATGGGTGCGGCCGTGGACGGCAACGCCCATTTCCAGGAGGATCTGGAGCGCATGTTCGCGCTCTTCCCGCGCCTGAAGGAACGTCTGTACCAGCGCGGCGGCACCCTCTCGGGCGGCGAGCAGCAGATGCTCGCCATCGCCCGCGCGCTGATGACCCGCCCCCGCCTGCTGCTGCTGGACGAGCCCTCGCTCGGCCTCGCGCCGCTGGTCGTGAAGCAGATTTTCGACGCCATCCGCGACCTCAACCGCACCGAGGGCCTCACCGTCTTCCTGGTGGAGCAGAACGCCTACCATGCACTCAAGCTCGCCCACCGGGCCTATGTGCTGGTGAACGGCACCGTCACCATGAGCGGCACCGGCAAGGAACTGCTGGAGCGGCCCGAGGTGAAGGCCGCGTATCTGGAAGGAGGACACTGAGCCATGGTTGCCCCCTCTCCCGATCCCGGCCGCCGCTGGGCCCCCATGGTGCTGCTGCCTGTCATCGCGCTGGTCGCGGTGGTGGCGGCCTTCGTGCTGCATCCGCAATGGGTGGTCGAGGTGTCCCTCGGCGACTTCCTGCTGGTGACGGTCTTCCTCGGCGGCGGCGCTGCCTGGATGTCCGGGCGCGCGGTGGCGAAGGTGTGGAGCCCCTTCCTGCTGGTGTTCGTCTATTCCGTGCTCGTGACCTGCGCGGTGCGCTTCTGCCACTTCGCCTTGTTCCACGGCACGCTGCTGTCGCTGAAGTATTTCCTGGTCGAGCTGGTCATCCTGCTTTCCATCGCGAGCCTTGGATTCCGCACGGTGCGAAAGCAGCAGATGACGCTTCGCTACGGCTGGCTCTACGAGAGCTCCGGCCCCCTCGCCTGGCGTCCGCGCCAGGGCTGAACGCCACGCTGCCGCAGCCCCGCCTCCCCCATCGACAGGGGACGGATTTGCGGCAGAATGGCGGGCATCCACGTCCCTGAATCGACTGTACCAGTCACACATCTGCCCGTTGCAGCCGGCCTCGCGGGTTCCGTCTCGCGACCGCTGGAAAAACCAGAGGAGATACGGATGAGGAAGCTTCTACTTGCCGGTCTTGCGCTTGGCGCCGGCCTGGCCTTCGCGGCCCAGGCTCAGGCCCAGGTGAAGCTGGGCGTGGCCGGTCCCATGACCGGCCCGAATGCCGCTTTCGGCGCCCAGCTCAAGAACGGCGTCGAGCAGGCCGTCACGGACATCAATGCGTCCGGCGGCATCCTCGGCCAGAAGATCCAGGTGTTCGTGGGCGACGACGCCTCCACCCCGGCGCAGGGAACCTCCGTCGCCAACAAATTCATCTCCGACGGCGTGAAATACGTCGTGGGCCACTTCAACTCGGGCGTCTCGATCCCGACCTCCACCAACTATGAGGAAGGCGGCATCCTCCAGATCACGCCCGCCTCCACCAACCCGACCTTCACCGAGCGCAAGCTCTGGAACGTGTTCCGCACCTGCGGCCGCGACGACCAGCAGGGCGCGGTGGCCGGCGAGTACATCCTGAAGAACCTGAAGGACAAGAAGATCGCCATCGTCCACGACAAGACCCCCTATGGTAAGGGCCTAGCGGACGAGACGCAGAAGGCCATCAACAAGGGTGGCGTGAAGGAAGTTGTCTATGAGGGCATCACGCCCGGCGAGAAGGACTATTCCGCTCTCGTGTCCAAGCTGAAGGCGGCCGGCGTCGAGGTGCTTTATTACGGCGGCCTGCACCCGGAAGCCGGCCTGCTGGTGCGTCAGATGCGCGATCAGGGCATGAAGACCGTCCTGTTCTCCGGCGACGGCATCACCGACAAGGAATACTGGACCATCGCCGGCCCCGGCGCCGAAGGCACGCTGATGACCTTCGGCCCCGATCCGCGCAAGAACGCCGCCGCCAAGGAAGTGGTGGACCGCTTCAAGGCCAAGGGCATCGATCCGGAAGGCTACGTGCTCTATTCCTACGCCGCCGTGCAGATCATCAAGCAGGCGGCCGAGGCCACGAAATCCCTCGACCCGAAGAAGGTCGCCGACTACATGCACTCCGGCGCCACCTTCAACACCGTGCTCGGCCCGCTCGCCTTCGACAAGAAGGGCGACCTGACCAAGCTCGACTATGTGGTCTACGTCTGGAAGGACGGCGGCTATTCGGAACTCTGACCCGGCCTTGCCGATCATATCCATCTGACAGGGAGACGCCCGCGCCGTGCGCGGGCGTTTTCTTTTGCGCCGGAGCGGTTCGAATTCCGCGACGGCAGGCCCATCACGTTCGCGCCGTGGAGCATTTGCCCCCTACCGGACAGGGGGGTATTGGCCTTATAAGCCCTAGCCGATGGCCGCTTTATCCGACCTCCTGTTCCAAGCCGTACCCGGGCCTGTGCTGCGGGCGATGGTGGCCGCGCGCTTCGGAACCGTGGTGCCCGCCGGACGCCGGGTCTGGGTGAATGCCGGTGCCGGCCGCGAGGACGGCCTCTCCTTCGAGAATGACGGGCGCTGGCTGGTGGCGACCGCCGGCGGCGAGCTCCTGAAGCGCGACCGCATCAACAGCCTCTGGAAGCGCGGCGCCATCATGGCCTATTTCGCCTCCCGCTCGAATGCGGACGCGCTGGAGACGAGCCTCGCCGACCACAGCGCCACGCCCCGCGTCCTCACATTCTGCTCCAACCATCCCGACGCCGTTCTGGTGCCAGATCGCTCCTTCATGACGCCGCGCATCTATGCGCCCTATCGGGCCATCGCCCATAGCGTGCCATGGGCGGAGCGCGAGGACGTGGTGCGCTGGCGTGGGGCGCCGTCCGGCCAGGGCGAGATCGCCCACAGCTGGATGGACGCCGGCAACCCCATGCTGCGCCAGCGGGTGCGCATGTGCCTCGCGCTCCGCGACGAGCCGGGCGTGGACGTCGCCTTCGCCGGCCGGGCCGACCTCGCGCCCTATGGCATCAGCAAGGAGCGCCTCGATCCGCTGAGCTGGGCCAAGGTGCGCTATGCCATCGACATCGACGGCTTCTCCGCCGCCTGGATGAACTTCTTCTCGCGCCTGCTGCTCGGCTGCTGCGTCATCAAGGTCGCCTCGCCCTATGGCTTCCGACAGTGGTTCTATGACGCGCTGGTGCCGTGGATCCATTATGTGCCGGTGAAGGCGGACCTCTCCGACCTCAAGGAGAAGATCGCCTGGTGCCGGGCCAATCCCGATGCCTGCCGGCAGATCGCCGAGGAGGGCCAGCGCCTTGCCCTCTCGCGCACGGTCGAGAGCGAGACCCAGCTGACGCTCGCCCGCATCGACGCAGCGCTCGGCGCGCGCAACGCGGCCAAGGCGCCCAACCCGCGCCTGCGGGACGCCAGTTCCTGATCGAGATCCTCAGCCGAGCGTGCTGAGGATGGGGAAGGTTTCGAGCAGCCAGTAGCTCATGCTGGCGATGCCGCCGGACAGGAAGGCGATGCCCGTGAGCACCAGCACGCCGCCCATCACCTTCTCCACCACCGGCAGGAAGCGCCGCATGTGGGTGAGGCTCTTGAGGAAGGGCCGCACGGCGAGCGCCGCCAGCAGGAAGGGCACACCGAGGCCGGCGGAATAGACCGCGAGCAGCGCTGCCCCCTTCGTCACCGTCGCCTCCGAGCCCGCGACCGCGAGGATGGCCCCGAGCACCGGGCCGAGGCAGGGGGTCCAGCCGAAGGCGAAGGCAAGGCCCATCACGAAGGCGCCCCATACGCCCGTCGGCTCCGCCACATGGGCGCGCGCGGTGCGCGACAGAAAGGCGATGCGGAACACGCCGAGGAAGTTGAGGCCCATCAGGATGATGGCGATGCCGGCAATGAGCGAGAGCGTGTCGAGATGGGCGCGCAGCACATTGCCGATGGCGGATGCCCCCGCTCCCAGCAGCACGAACACAACGGTGAAGCCGGAGACGAACAGCACCGCCCCATAGAAGGCCCGGCGGGCGACCTGACGCAGCGGCTCGGCATTGGTGAGGTCGTCGAGGGTCGCGCCGCCGATGTAGCACAGATAGGGCGGCACCAGCGGCAGCACGCAGGGGGAGAGAAAGCTGGCAAGGCCGGCAAGGAAGGCGGCGGGCAGCGAAACGTCGGCCATCGGACCCTTGGGTGCTACGCCCCGCCTCCGCACGGGCGGGCTCCCGTGTCTTGGCCCCATCGCGCGCCAGCGGCAAGCCCCGCGCCCCATGCCTCCCCGCGTTGTGAAGCCGCGCCCTCCCGCCCTACCCTGCCGTCCTGTCCTGATTCCCCGGTGCCGCCATGCGCAATCTCCTCACCGACGTGCCCGGCCTGACGGTGGGCCATGCCACCGACCTGAAGCTCGGCTCCGGCGTCACCGCCATCCTGTGCCATCCGCCCGCCGTGGCGGCGGTGGACGTGCGCGGCGGCGCGCCAGGCACGCGCGAGACGGACCTGCTCGACCCCGCCGCCACCGTGCCCCATGTGGACGCCATCGTGCTTTCCGGCGGCTCGGCCTATGGGCTCGACGCCGCCTCCGGCGTGACGAGCTGGCTCGCGGCGCACGGGCGCGGCTATCTGGTGAAGGACATCCGCGTCCCCATCGTGCCCTCGGCCATCCTGTTCGATCTCCTGAACGGCGGCGACAAGCACTGGGGCCGGCATTCGCCCTATCGCGACCTCGGCTACGCGGCCGCCGAGGCAGCGGGCGAGGACTTCGCCCTGGGCAGCGTCGGAGCCGGCACGGGCGCCACCACGGCCCGGGTGAAGGGCGGTCTCGGCTCGGCCTCCGCGATCGCGCCAACCGGCCATCGCGTGGGCGCGCTGGTGGCGGTGAACGCGTTGGGCTGCCCGCTCATGGGCGAGGGTCCGCATTTCCGCGCCGCCCCCTTCGAGCGCAACGGCGAGTTCGGCGGCCTCGGCCTGCCCGTGCCGCTCCCGGCGGACGGCGGCGGCATCCATCTCAAGGGCGCGACGCCGAAGACCGCCACCACCATCGCGGTCGTCGCGACGGATGCCGATCTCACCAGCGCCCAGACCCGCCACTTCGCGGTGATGGCGCAGGATGGGCTCGCCCTCTCGCTCTATCCCGTCCACACGCCGCTCGATGGCGACTGCGTCTTCGCTCTGGCCACCGGGCAGGCGACGCTCTCGGACCCCATCGGCGATCTCCTCGCCATCGGCACCACGGCGGCGGCGGTGCTGGCGCGGGCAGTGGCACGGGCGGTCTATGAGGCGACGGCCCTGCCCTTCCCTGGCGCGCAGCCCGCCTGGCGCGACCTGTTTCCGGGCGCGGTGCGGGGACGAGGCTGATTTCGCGCCGTCCTGTGCTAGATCAGCCGCGAACCGGCTCCGCCCTGGAGCCTCGCCTCTTCAGGAGCCGCCATGTCCGCCTTGCCGCCGATCCCGAAGCCCCGCCGCCGCTCCGCGCAGCCCGGCGCCCTCGGCGGCCTGCTGGCCATCATCTTCTGGTGCGCCTGCGGCATCACCGCCGTTCCGCTGGCCGGCCTGTTCACGCTCATCTCGGCCATGGGGCCGCAGGGAGCCTTCTCCGCCATTGCGGATTCGTTTTCCGGCTCGTCCGCCTCCGCGCAGATGCTGCGGCTCGGCCTGGTGCCGCAATTCGTGCTCTATGTCTGGGCGGTGACGACGGTGGCGCTCACCATCCTGCGCTCACGCCATGCGCTGACGCTGGTGCCGCTGGCGCTGGCGGTGTGGGTGGCCGTCACCGCCTTCTGCCAGTTTTCCATCCGCAGCATGATCACGCCCGGCGACGTGACCTTCATGGACCTCGCCGCGCTGCTGCCGGGGCTTCTGGTGCAGGCGGCGGGCGTCGCGGCGCTCTATGGCTATTTCCGCGAAGGCCAGCGGCCGGCCGCCTTCTACACCCGCTGACGCGGGCCGCCCTCAGGCCGTGGCGAAACGCGCGGGCGAGAACGGCGTCGGATCGGTGAAGGGCGTGACGCCCATCACCAGATCCGCCAGCAGACGGCCCGAGACGGGACCGAGCGTCAGGCCCCAGTGGCTGTGGCCAAAGTCGAGGAAGAGATCGGCATGGCCGGGCGCCCGGCCGATCACCGGCTTGGAATCCGGAAAGGCGGGCCGGAAGCCGAGCCACGGCTCGGCGTGAACCTGAGGCCCCACGTCCACGAGGCGGCGCACGCCGGCAATCACCTGCCGCACTTGCCGATGGGTCGCCGGATCATCCCGGCGGGCGAATTCGATGCCCGTGGTGGCCCGGATGCCGCCCTTGGTGCCCTGCAGGGCGAAGCCGCCGGCGCGATCGACGATGCCCCGGCTGAGAAACTGGCCGGGCTTCGGCTCGAAATGGATGTGGTAGCCGCGCTTCACCGCCAGCGGCAGCGGCTGGGGGAGGCCGAGGCCCTTCAGCGCATCGAGGCTCCAGGGGCCGAGCGCCACCACGGCGATCTGGCCATCCACGGGCCCCTCCGCCGTCTCCACGCGCCAGAGGCTGCCGCTGCGCCGGAGGCTGCGGGCATCCCCGCGCACGAGCAGGCCTCCCCGCCGCTCCAGCAGCCGGGCATAGGCTTTCACCAGCCCGCCGGGATCGCTCACATTGTCGCAATCCGGCCAGTGGATGGCGGCGGCGAACGGCCCCGTCAGCAGCGGCTCCAGAGCGCGGGCGCCCGCTTCGTCCAGTACCCGGAAGGGGATGTTGAGGTCGTCCGCCAATTGCCGCTCGGTGGAGGTGGCGGCGAAATCGGCGGCGGTGCGATAGACCTTCAGATAGCCGGTGGGCGACAGCAGGCCCTGCACACCCGCCTCTTCCGCCAGCCGGCGATGCTCACCTCGCGCCTGCGCCATCAAAGGGCGCAGGTCGCGGGCGATGTTCGCCTGCGCCGCCGGCGCGGAGGCCTTGAAATAGGCGATGAGCCACGACGCGAGCCCCGGCAGCGCCCCGAGCCGGTAGTTGCTCTGGGGCGAGAGCTTGAGCGCATGCTTCAGCAGC
The Azorhizobium caulinodans ORS 571 genome window above contains:
- a CDS encoding branched-chain amino acid ABC transporter substrate-binding protein: MRKLLLAGLALGAGLAFAAQAQAQVKLGVAGPMTGPNAAFGAQLKNGVEQAVTDINASGGILGQKIQVFVGDDASTPAQGTSVANKFISDGVKYVVGHFNSGVSIPTSTNYEEGGILQITPASTNPTFTERKLWNVFRTCGRDDQQGAVAGEYILKNLKDKKIAIVHDKTPYGKGLADETQKAINKGGVKEVVYEGITPGEKDYSALVSKLKAAGVEVLYYGGLHPEAGLLVRQMRDQGMKTVLFSGDGITDKEYWTIAGPGAEGTLMTFGPDPRKNAAAKEVVDRFKAKGIDPEGYVLYSYAAVQIIKQAAEATKSLDPKKVADYMHSGATFNTVLGPLAFDKKGDLTKLDYVVYVWKDGGYSEL
- a CDS encoding glycosyl transferase family 90, with the protein product MAALSDLLFQAVPGPVLRAMVAARFGTVVPAGRRVWVNAGAGREDGLSFENDGRWLVATAGGELLKRDRINSLWKRGAIMAYFASRSNADALETSLADHSATPRVLTFCSNHPDAVLVPDRSFMTPRIYAPYRAIAHSVPWAEREDVVRWRGAPSGQGEIAHSWMDAGNPMLRQRVRMCLALRDEPGVDVAFAGRADLAPYGISKERLDPLSWAKVRYAIDIDGFSAAWMNFFSRLLLGCCVIKVASPYGFRQWFYDALVPWIHYVPVKADLSDLKEKIAWCRANPDACRQIAEEGQRLALSRTVESETQLTLARIDAALGARNAAKAPNPRLRDASS
- a CDS encoding cytochrome c biogenesis CcdA family protein, translated to MADVSLPAAFLAGLASFLSPCVLPLVPPYLCYIGGATLDDLTNAEPLRQVARRAFYGAVLFVSGFTVVFVLLGAGASAIGNVLRAHLDTLSLIAGIAIILMGLNFLGVFRIAFLSRTARAHVAEPTGVWGAFVMGLAFAFGWTPCLGPVLGAILAVAGSEATVTKGAALLAVYSAGLGVPFLLAALAVRPFLKSLTHMRRFLPVVEKVMGGVLVLTGIAFLSGGIASMSYWLLETFPILSTLG
- a CDS encoding P1 family peptidase codes for the protein MRNLLTDVPGLTVGHATDLKLGSGVTAILCHPPAVAAVDVRGGAPGTRETDLLDPAATVPHVDAIVLSGGSAYGLDAASGVTSWLAAHGRGYLVKDIRVPIVPSAILFDLLNGGDKHWGRHSPYRDLGYAAAEAAGEDFALGSVGAGTGATTARVKGGLGSASAIAPTGHRVGALVAVNALGCPLMGEGPHFRAAPFERNGEFGGLGLPVPLPADGGGIHLKGATPKTATTIAVVATDADLTSAQTRHFAVMAQDGLALSLYPVHTPLDGDCVFALATGQATLSDPIGDLLAIGTTAAAVLARAVARAVYEATALPFPGAQPAWRDLFPGAVRGRG
- a CDS encoding NAD(P)/FAD-dependent oxidoreductase, with the translated sequence MARTDAIVLGAGIVGVSAALHLRERGLSVTLIDRAQPGEGTSFGNAGVIEGSGLLPTSLPYDPVVLLKHALKLSPQSNYRLGALPGLASWLIAYFKASAPAAQANIARDLRPLMAQARGEHRRLAEEAGVQGLLSPTGYLKVYRTAADFAATSTERQLADDLNIPFRVLDEAGARALEPLLTGPFAAAIHWPDCDNVSDPGGLVKAYARLLERRGGLLVRGDARSLRRSGSLWRVETAEGPVDGQIAVVALGPWSLDALKGLGLPQPLPLAVKRGYHIHFEPKPGQFLSRGIVDRAGGFALQGTKGGIRATTGIEFARRDDPATHRQVRQVIAGVRRLVDVGPQVHAEPWLGFRPAFPDSKPVIGRAPGHADLFLDFGHSHWGLTLGPVSGRLLADLVMGVTPFTDPTPFSPARFATA